The stretch of DNA GCGGTAAAAGGCGTCTGCTGTTTTCCATAGCTTGACGCCTTCTTTCCCTTGCACGTTCTTTACGTATTGCTCCAGCGGCAAACTTGTACCAGGAAGCGTTATTGCTGTATCTATTTCTGCCAGCGGAATGAGCACAAAAGCACGTTCTGTCATTCGCGGGTGAGGAATAATAAGACTATCTGATTTAATATTGTCGTGATTATACAGTAAAATGTCAAGGTCTATTGTACGCGGACCCCATCGAACGATCCGCTCACGACCTAGTTTGTTTTCGATTTCCTGGCAGGCTGCAAGCAGTTCATCCGGTGTCATGGATGTTTTTAGCTTAACTACGATATTAAAAAAAGACGGCTGGTCCGTGAAGCCGACAGGATCTGTTTCATAAATAGAAGAGACTGCCAGCAGCCGCAGGCTTTTTTGCTCCTCCAGCTGACGAACAGCTTCTTTCAACTGGTCTTCCCTGTTTCCCATATTAGTGCCGAGTGATAAATAGGCTTCGTGGATCATTCTTCGCGCCCCCGTGTAATTTCAACAGCAACAAAGTCATAATGACCTGGAATAGGAGGATCCGGCTTTATAATTTTCACCGTGCAGGACTTCACAGCTGAAAAATCTCCTAAAATGCTGGCAGCGATTCTCTCCGCTAATGTTTCAACAAGTTTGACCGGCTCGCCTTCAATGACTTTTTTGCATGCATGGTAGACGTCTGCATAATTAACGGAATACTCCAGGTTATCGGTTTGACCTGCTTTCTTTAAAGAAACGTGCAGGGTTACATCAGCCCTAAACCGCTGGCCAAGCTTGTTTTCTTCCGGGAATACACCGTGATAGCCCCAAAACTCCATTCCTGTAACGTATATCTTATCCACGATCCGGCTCCTTTCCGATTAAAGCATCCATCATCTTCATCATTCTGGCAATTGGCTTAACGTCATGTACCCGCATAATGCGGCAGCCTTTTTGCGCTCCAAAGCAGCAGGTAGCGCCCGTTCCTTCCATCCGTTCTTCTACAGGCACATTTAAAACATAGTCGATTACCCGTTTGCGCGAGGTGCCGAGCAAAACAGGATAACCAAGAGCAGCAATCTGATCAAGGTTTTGCATCATTTCAATGTTTTGCTTCATTGTTTTGGCAAACCCGATGCCCGGATCGACGATAATTTGGTCATCGGCTACTCCGGCTTTTTTGGCAATTGTAATACTTTCATCCAAGTCGTTTAAGCAGTCCTTCATAAAGCTGGTGTAATTCTTTTCTTCACGATTGTGCATTAAAATAATCGGAACCTGCTTTTGGGCCGCCACCGCGGCAATGTCTGGCTCCTTTTTCGCTCCCCAAATGTCATTAATAATGGACGCACCTGCTTCTACTGCTTTTTCGGCTGTACGCGCTTTAAATGTATCTATAGAAATAGGGACGTCCACTTCCCGAGATACAGCTTCAATAACAGGGACCGTTCTGCTGATTTCTTCTTCAACAGAAACCGGTGTATAGCCCGGACGTGTGGATTCACCGCCGATATCGATGATGTGTGCACCGTCTGCAACCATTTGTACGGCACGGTGTACGGCAGCTTCCTTCTCGTTGTAGCGGCCGCCATCCGAAAACGAATCGGGTGTAATATTTAAAATCCCCATTACGTGAATCGCTTCTTCAAAATTAAGAATGAACTTTCCTGCTTTCATTTTCGCACCGCTCCTTTTCCATTTCTTATTTTAACACGAAAAAAAGCCAGACTGCGTTTAGCAGTCTGGCCGAAGCTCGATTAATCGAATTGATAAAGCGGTGTGCTCAAGTAGCGCTCTCCGTTTGATGGAAGAATCGCCAATACTTTTTTGCCTTTACCAAGCTTTTCAGCGACTTGAATTGCAGCTGCAATAGCGGCACCGGATGAAATCCCGCCAAGAATTCCTTCTTCGCGCGCAACACGGCGTGCTGTTTCAAATGCTGTGTCGTTATCAATTTGAATGACTTCATCATAAATTTGTGTATCAAGGATTGCCGGTACAAAGCCTGCACCGATTCCTTGAATTTTATGCGGACCTGGTTTTCCACCTGAAAGAACCGGTGAGTCTTTTGGCTCTACTGCAAAAACCTTTGCATTTTCCCATTTTTCTTTGATCACTTGGCCTGCTCCTGTAATAGTACCGCCTGTACCGATACCTGCTACAAACGCGTCAAGCTGATCAAATTGCTCTGTGATTTCTTTTCCTGTTGTTAAGCGGTGAACCTCAGGATTTGCTTCGTTTTCAAATTGCTGAGGCAGGAAGTAGCCGTGCTCTTCTGCAAGCTCTTTTGCTTTACGGATCGCACCGCCCATGCCTTCAGGACCTGGTGTAAGCACAAGCTCTGCACCGTAAGCGCGAAGAAGGTTGCGGCGCTCCATGCTCATTGTTTCAGGCATAACTAAAATCGCTTTATAGCCTTTTGCAGCTGCGATCATCGCAAGACCGATTCCTGTGTTTCCGCTTGTCGGTTCAATAAGTGTACCGCCTGGCTGCAGGCTGCCTTTTTTCTCAGCTGATTCGATCATCGCAAGCGCAATACGATCTTTTACACTGCTGCCCGGGTTCATATATTCAAGTTTTACGTAAACATCTGCACTGTTTTCGCCCACCACATTGTTTAGTTTTACAACAGGTGTTTGACCAACTAAATCTGCTACTGAATTCGCCACACGTACCATGAATTTGTTACCTCCAGTTAAATGCCGAGTATTTTTATTGGTTATATAGAATTTACCAGCTTTTTAGTGAAAAGTCAATTACTTTAATTTAACTTCGGGGCAGCTATAAAAAAACCTGCCTTTGCAGGCAGGTTTTTTTACTTTTACACTTCTTGCTTTAATTGCTCCAGCTCTTCTTCAGAGAATTGGTATTTCTCATTACAGAAATGGCATTGCGCTTCTGCTCCATGGTCTTCATTGATCATTTCCTGGATTTCCTCGCGTCCCAGGCTGATGATGGCGTTTCCGAAGCGTTCTTTCGAACACTTACAGTTAAACTGGACGGGCATCGTTTCTAAAAACTTAACGTTTTCTTCACCAAGGATATAAATCAAAATCTGCTCGGGCGTTAATCCGCGTTCGATCAGTTTTGAGATCGGCTCCATCGTTGTGATGCGCTCCTCTAAAATCGTAACTGTTGCATCATCGGTATTCGGCAGCAGCTGCACGATAAATCCTCCGGCAGCTAAAATTGTGTTATCTGGATTCACAAGCACGCCTACCCCCAC from Domibacillus sp. DTU_2020_1001157_1_SI_ALB_TIR_016 encodes:
- the folK gene encoding 2-amino-4-hydroxy-6-hydroxymethyldihydropteridine diphosphokinase translates to MIHEAYLSLGTNMGNREDQLKEAVRQLEEQKSLRLLAVSSIYETDPVGFTDQPSFFNIVVKLKTSMTPDELLAACQEIENKLGRERIVRWGPRTIDLDILLYNHDNIKSDSLIIPHPRMTERAFVLIPLAEIDTAITLPGTSLPLEQYVKNVQGKEGVKLWKTADAFYRL
- the folB gene encoding dihydroneopterin aldolase, encoding MDKIYVTGMEFWGYHGVFPEENKLGQRFRADVTLHVSLKKAGQTDNLEYSVNYADVYHACKKVIEGEPVKLVETLAERIAASILGDFSAVKSCTVKIIKPDPPIPGHYDFVAVEITRGREE
- the folP gene encoding dihydropteroate synthase, yielding MKAGKFILNFEEAIHVMGILNITPDSFSDGGRYNEKEAAVHRAVQMVADGAHIIDIGGESTRPGYTPVSVEEEISRTVPVIEAVSREVDVPISIDTFKARTAEKAVEAGASIINDIWGAKKEPDIAAVAAQKQVPIILMHNREEKNYTSFMKDCLNDLDESITIAKKAGVADDQIIVDPGIGFAKTMKQNIEMMQNLDQIAALGYPVLLGTSRKRVIDYVLNVPVEERMEGTGATCCFGAQKGCRIMRVHDVKPIARMMKMMDALIGKEPDRG
- the cysK gene encoding cysteine synthase A — protein: MVRVANSVADLVGQTPVVKLNNVVGENSADVYVKLEYMNPGSSVKDRIALAMIESAEKKGSLQPGGTLIEPTSGNTGIGLAMIAAAKGYKAILVMPETMSMERRNLLRAYGAELVLTPGPEGMGGAIRKAKELAEEHGYFLPQQFENEANPEVHRLTTGKEITEQFDQLDAFVAGIGTGGTITGAGQVIKEKWENAKVFAVEPKDSPVLSGGKPGPHKIQGIGAGFVPAILDTQIYDEVIQIDNDTAFETARRVAREEGILGGISSGAAIAAAIQVAEKLGKGKKVLAILPSNGERYLSTPLYQFD